DNA from Lates calcarifer isolate ASB-BC8 linkage group LG14, TLL_Latcal_v3, whole genome shotgun sequence:
CCAACACGGAGAACACGTGCTGGCGTCTTGTGTACTGTATACCTGCTTATGTAAACCACATATGCAGCATTCGCATATGCATGCTGTCTACATTGTATAAGTGTGGCTGCAGGTGTGTCAGGTCAGGGGCATCAGTAGTCAAAGATATACTGCAACACACAGACTCTGCAGATTGATAAAAGCCTTATCTCACTGCAagttcattcacacactgtgGCACCgagatggaaacacacacattcagtgacCTCTTTACCCCCACTGAGTTTCTGTGTTGCGGTCCCTTTATGTTGCGATCACGTGTGCTGTGTCTGGTCTGCCTGTGCTCACGTTGTCTATATGTATACATgtagaagtagaagaagaaagtgtctttgtgtgtggaggagactgagagaagtagcacacagaaaaaaagaattggACTAAATGGGTTTGGATGGCCTCATTTAGGGAAATAACTGGTTTTCTCCAAACACATAATGTCACATTTGGGCCAGAAAAGGGAGATAAAGAGGGAGTGAGGGGTGGACGACACAGCATGGACTGTGactctgtcttcctccctccctctttgcTTTCCCTCTCCTGGGATCATGGCCTGTCTATATAAAGGAAAGCCCAGCCTTCACTGCCGGTGCCACAGCTGAGTTCGCTGAGTCAGGCTGACTTGAAGAGACTTCCAGCAAACCTGCGACTAAGAAAGACCATACTGAACCTGACTTCACAACACCTCCAGACTCACTAGACACTCGGACTGGTTGAGATTTCTAAAGTCCTGGAGGTCAGGTTTTGCTCAAGACTGAAGAGCAGCAGGTCACTAAGAGGAAGAAAGTCTCATTGCTAAACACCTGAGAGCACTGACTCTACAATTAAGTGTCCAAAGATGCAGGAGAAACACTTTTTTGGCCAAAGGAAAGCAGCAGTAGCACTGTGCATTGTGCTTTTAATGCTGGTTCAGCAGGTGAGTGGATTGTCTTGACTTGAAGAAATAGTTGTGGTCCCGAAATCTGGATAAATGTGTCTGATCTTAAATcaaaggatggatggatatgtAGTTTAAATGATAGATTTATGTCTTGTCTTGCCAGGACAAACCAAAATTCTTGTGGTGCTATAACTATAAATACTCTAATTCTATGTGGCCCTTGGgttaaaattattttgtcacaAGAGCTGATATTGTTTTGCACTgatgattttcatgttttacagtgGAAATTAGGCAGTTGGCATACATTATGTGCTTCTATATTAAGACAGCAcgccattaaaataaaataatttcagaatTTGTTGAGTAATGTGACTCCAAACAAGCACTTTAAGTAAAGTATTATCTCAGCACTTTGATTCAGCATGCACTCACGTGTCCCATAGGGATACTTAGAGTTGACTTATGGAATTATTGTAATAAATCAATGCTAATTATGCCATGTCTGCCTGGTTTTCCTTGTTTCCTGCTCGGTTCTTTGCTAAGAAATATTTCTGtacctttctgtctctgtctaacAGGTGTTTGCGGGTCCGTTGACCTCTCAGGTGCAGTCCAGCCCCGACCAGAGTGCTGATTCAAGGGGGGAACATATCGTCCACACACTGAGGAGAATAGCTCGGATGACCCCACTGTGGAGAATCATGAACAGTAAACCATTTGGAGCTTATTGCCAAAACAACTATGAATGCTCCACAGGACTCTGCAGGtaactgagacagaaaaagtacAGAAATAACAAATTTAGTACAAGCAGTCATATTTTTGAAGGAATTGTGCTCAAGTTGAGGTAAAACTATTGGAGTTTAAAGCCAGTAAATATAAAAAGCACTCAATTAAGGTTActgtcagtgaaaacacacttattcagttttattaattttggTGGTGATCATTTATTAAATTCTGACTGGCCAGAGATCGCGTTTGACggtcagtcaaaaaaaaaaaaaaaaaaaaaaaagctgaatcaGAGCTAATCTATGTAATTTGAGTTATATAGTCAGGTTAACTAGCGCCACCTTGTGGCAAAAACACTTACCGTAAGGACTACAATATGTTAAGCACTCAAAAAATTGAGTTTTTAGAGTCATGTCCTCTTTTAATTTTTggttaaaaagtgaaaatggtCATTGTACTAAATGTAACCTACCATACACTGATATTTCAGCTACCTTGCACCGTTAGCAAGAGTAGCGGGTCGGTATACTAGCTAACGAATTTTGTTAAGTTAGGCAGTTAGcaaactttatattttttgtttaagcTTAAAATGAGTCATGTTCATTTTTCTCAATATAAAGAATTCTTATGAATATCCAATAAATTTCTTTACTAGCTTAGCACATGTGCATTGGTAGTATAGCTAAGCGAATGTACTTAGCAAAAACATAAGAAAAGAAGCAAGCTAATCAGACACttcataaaatcacatttttaggTGAGAAAAACACATCTAAGTGAATATTAtagttaaaatgtgtgtgaatgtttggcttctttggtttatttattccctctttctgtttttcttgttatcTTTAGAGCGGGACACTGCTCCACCAGCCACCGCTCCCCCTCAGAGACCGTGAACTACTAGACGTCCTTGGACACAACCAGCGTGTTTACATGAGTGTACAGCCATAATCCTTATGAGGGGTTCTGATGACTGGGATATGAATTTaccaggcttttttttttgtttaaacctgagttttgtatttatatgtgcCAATACGTTTCTGATGATATCTAAATGTTTATATGGCTTTACACAATAGGTAGTTATAGCCAAGAAAAGGTGCGTTATGGGGTAAGTTCACTGCTCCActttatagatttttaaaaggtgaaaatatCACTAAAGAAAGGAGTCATTTAGCCTTTATACTTGATATTCTCTGATAGGATAAGATGTGATCAGTGAGAAAGGGTTCAAATAACTAAAAACACTTGTATTTTTACTGCTATGGACCAAAAATCTTTCATCCCTGAGCTGAGACTGcgattcaaaatgaaaacaaaaggatCAGTTTTTAATCTCAGAGGCTCCGTCCTGCCAGTTACTGTAGCCTTGAACATGCCTCCAGAAATTAAACAATCAAGTCTGATGCCTGCATAGCTTCATATAAGGTTTTAATGGTGACAGCCCATTGTTTTACTCATACATCTTGGCGATGAGACTCTTTATCAGTTGTATTATTTTAATAACAGATAATGATGGCGGCAGCAGGGAAGACTGTGTACCTTTTAGAAGCTCCTGACCTTTAAATCTTTCCCGATTTCGTCACAATCGTCTTGTGTCGAGCTCGATAAGTTATCACTTGGGTGCAtgttagacttagacttagacggactttattgatccctttgggatgactccctctgGGAAATTACGTATGTTGAGAAAGTCTTATCATTGTACCGATAATGTGCTGCATGGAAACACGAATGCTTCCCTTTTACCAAGAGGAATCGATGGATTTGGTTTGCAGATGTGCTGCACTGTACCAGACATCTAGCATCCACTTAATgtaagaataaaaacatatatatatgagtCAGTTACTTAAATTATAACCATTATCTATTAGTAACCAGCAGGAGCATTAACAAcgacaaaaagacacattttcacaacagaccaaaaaaatcaaagagcTTGAGAACTAAGGAAATGACCTGGAGCTGACTTTCAGCCTTTGAACACACTGGCAGTTTGGTAATACGAagcacacagtgtgttttgaaTTCCAGGAATTTCAGTAATAGCTGAATCACTGGTATAAATCGACAAGTTCTGCAAAACTCAAACAGACGTGTGATATGTTGGAATTACAGGAGTCGACGGTCAGAGGCATAAAGTGTtcaagagaggaaaatgaaagtaGGAAAAAAGgtataaaagaagaaaatcaagaTAAGACAgcaaaaaggaagaggaaaagataaagatgaagcaaagagagagggagcagaggttACAAATACTGAAACAATGCTTTTAACAtctttgagggttttttttattccagttttattcttttaaaagttATATTTAAAGTAAAGTTTGATAGGCTACAAATCCCTCTTCAAACACATCATTTATACCAAATGGAGGATACATAAACGTCATTCATAATATCTGTAATGCATGCATGTTAATTTTGTGTAATGCAGTGATTATCtgatcttttatttattttatccttggtctaaatgtcaaaaatgtacccatttacatcattttatgtagtattttttaaactatataaatttgtttgatattttaatggATTGTTTTAGAATAATCAATCACCCagactggatttttaaaaacttttccAGTGGGAACTTTTAGATATCTCCTTGCTCAGACAATCTTAAATCTCTAACCAACAACAAATCTATCTAATATCCTGGTTGAGTGTACaacttcttctttcttttcttttctttttttttttgcacatccATCTCCTCAAATCAAATAAGCGACGACAGATTTCGCTTCGACTTGCCTGCACAGTTTACGTCATGCACAAAGCAGGTGGTGGCTTATATTTTGTACACTCAACATGTTTGAGAAATGTTTGAGTAGGACTGCACTTTTAAACCCAAATTATCtttgtactgtgtactgtctactgtatgtactgtgtTACTTACATGtagggagagggagacaaaagTGGAATAAAAGCAtcggaaaaaaaaagaatcgcatgtgtctgtgattcatttttagttttggtTTAAGAATAATTAATGTCAAGCAGATAACTGTGTCTTTATGGTTATGGAACAAATAAACCATGCCtgcactgtttttcttttgttgggAATTTTAACACACTTGTATAAATCTGCTGAACAGCTTGCTCAGCAGATTCCTCCAGGATGTTCACATGTTGTGTGGATGACATTGATTCCTGCTTGGCTGCAGCAAACACCAGCACTAATGTGAAACTCCTGCGACTCGTTTCATACATCTGCAGCGAGGTGACAAGACCATGCTGTCGCTGCAGAGCCAGACACTGACTCATGAACTCTGACTCATGAACTCTGACTCACgtgctcattttttttttcttgtcaagtCAACCAGCTGTTGGCGTTCGGCCGTGCAGCCTTTCACAACGACAGAGATAAGCCAAGTGTGCGAGTGGAACAAACTTGAGAGAGTCAAGAAGAATAATGTCTCCTGGAGGATTTTTCTGTGTCTTAAGAGAATGTGCAGAGTCAACACATGTGTTTGCGTGATTGCATGTgtttcacatacatacatgtgaGCAGCTGTAAACGTGTCTACATGTACTTGTGATGAGTCTACATGTCAAGAGTTTTTCTTGACACATGCGGAAAGCACAGTGCAAATAGTTGAACGTTTCAGTTTATGTGTTTTATAGCTGTTAATTCAATAGGCCCTTTCACATAGGTgattaactttagcattagctttgtTAAATTGTATTTAGGCTCCAAAAATCATAGCAGTGGTGTTTATTTGTGAAGAGTATCTGATGAACAAAACATGTTAGCATCATAAATTTTTGTTGGTCACAGAATTCgttttctggaataatccaaaacccagtGGAAAAatctcattggctttttgttgacTACTACAAGGCACTCATGGCTGGCATGCTGCAACCAAAGGCGGCATGTTCAAGGGAATTCTTAACGTCAATATTGTGCAACCTGTGTGTGATTAAATCTAGGACAAAACAATTTCTAGCATCAGATCTGAATATGAACATTGGCAACAACGAACAGGCCTTGTAGTGTGACACAATCATATTTTCCTTCCTAGCGTGACTTCTTCTACGACGTATTCCTTTAGGTTGACGAACACAAATATGGTGTTGGGATTATATCGCCACCTGCTGGCTTCAGACGCTCCTGATGCCAGACAAGGACGTGAACGATGATTAGTTGGGGCCTATGGCACTACGTTTAATCTATGTGGTGGCCATcgtgaaagacaaaaaaatcaccTGGTCTTACTATGGAATAATGGAAGAGAATACAAGGGTAGTAAAAATAATGGGTATTGTAGTGTTTAGAGCTGTCCGTCACAccagaaatgaaactgaaaaccactTTGCAGCTCTACATCAGCGCTGCTTTAAAGCCGTATTTACCGTTCCTTTGTATGATATTGTGAAAAGTTCGAGCTCCTGTGGCCTGGCGCTGAACTTTCCCAAACACTCACCATCCATCAAATGTTGTCTGAGCAGGAGTCATCTGGCATGCTTGACTTGAACTCAGTGTTCTTCATGCAAGTCATACCCGAtgccatgttaaactgtgtgttggATCTTTTAATAGTTGtgtggaggatgatgatgatttagGGGGATCAGGTGATAGAGCTGGGCAGGTAGGCTGTTGTTGGACAGTGATTCGCACCTTGGTTTATAAAATCTCAGGATTTCTCTTGAGATTAAAGCACAGATCCAGGATCTGTGTGCATCGGCAAGATTCCAT
Protein-coding regions in this window:
- the leap2 gene encoding liver-expressed antimicrobial peptide 2; this translates as MQEKHFFGQRKAAVALCIVLLMLVQQVFAGPLTSQVQSSPDQSADSRGEHIVHTLRRIARMTPLWRIMNSKPFGAYCQNNYECSTGLCRAGHCSTSHRSPSETVNY